One part of the Anopheles coustani chromosome 2, idAnoCousDA_361_x.2, whole genome shotgun sequence genome encodes these proteins:
- the LOC131264070 gene encoding uncharacterized protein LOC131264070 — MARMTLAFLVSLVAYLAYYALTSDAQAVGSLVRNPGPDGLSGSGSSSSAVSSLDAIGNGRPDKLPSARIRRPIGYRERTTRLFGNSFPGNQAYQAYRRIPPGAPDQASVADDGLQIGADSGKPEPRIYFHAGYRGDAGGSFLDDNDDGGDGDIVKRFDDYGHMRFGKRGGEGDQFDDYGHMRFGR, encoded by the coding sequence ATGGCAAGAATGACGCTTGCGTTTCTGGTATCGCTGGTTGCGTACCTCGCCTATTACGCTCTTACCAGTGACGCTCAAGCGGTAGGTTCACTAGTTCGTAATCCCGGACCGGATGGTCTTTCTGGATCCGGTTCGTCCTCGTCGGCCGTCTCCTCACTGGACGCCATTGGTAATGGTCGCCCGGACAAACTGCCAAGCGCCCGCATTAGACGACCGATAGGATATCGTGAACGAACTACCCGCCTGTTCGGGAACAGTTTCCCCGGGAACCAAGCATATCAAGCGTATCGAAGAATTCCACCAGGAGCACCCGATCAAGCATCCGTGGCTGATGATGGACTACAGATTGGCGCCGACAGTGGAAAGCCGGAGCCCAGGATTTACTTCCACGCCGGATACAGGGGCGACGCAGGAGGATCTTTTCTGGACGATAACGACGATGGCGGCGATGGTGATATCGTGAAGCGCTTCGATGACTACGGTCACATGCGCTTCGGAAAGCGTGGCGGTGAGGGCGACCAGTTCGACGATTACGGCCACATGCGATTCGGGCGATAA